One Nostoc punctiforme PCC 73102 DNA window includes the following coding sequences:
- a CDS encoding transketolase C-terminal domain-containing protein has protein sequence MTIINTQFPIDLGAYKPLALNPANSSLTDEQRETLKANIQLCRDAIVFFTATGAASGVGGHTGGPYDTVPEVIILDAFFRGASEQFVPIFFDEAGHRVATQYLMATLHGDLPAEQLLHYRQAHSHLPGHPELGLTPGVKFSSGRLGHVWPYINGVAMANPGKAVFCLGSDGSQQEGNDAEAARLAVAQHLNVKLIIDDNDVTIAGHPSKYLPGFSVAKTLEGHGLKVLQGDGEDLDDLYRRMSEAVNTPGAIAIINKRPMCPGIEGLEGSTHGHDVISVDLAVKYLESRGQTAAVEYLKSIEKPKQTYTFLGSSDKWGANRNVFGEAVVGVLSRMSESERKEKVKVIDSDLEGSCGLKKIHDTYPEIFIPSGIMERSNFSAAAGFGMEKGKQGIFATFSAFLEMCISEITMARLNYSNVLCHFSHAGIDDMADNTCHFGLNNMFADNGLDDGYETQLYFPADVNQMTACVEAIFFEPGLRFIFSTRSKVPNIQDSDGNDLFGSGYKFVPGKDEVVREGTQGYIISFGDALYRSLDAVERLKQEGLDVGLINKPTLNTIDEEMITKIGNAPFVLIVEAFNRRTGLGSRFGSWLLERGLAPKYAHLGTHKEGCGGLWEQYPYQGIDPVSIINKVKELVGGQ, from the coding sequence ATGACTATTATTAATACCCAATTTCCAATCGATCTTGGTGCTTACAAACCTTTAGCGCTCAATCCAGCCAATTCGAGCCTTACAGATGAACAGCGAGAGACTCTCAAAGCGAATATTCAACTCTGCCGGGATGCGATCGTCTTTTTTACAGCAACTGGCGCTGCTAGTGGAGTGGGTGGCCATACTGGTGGACCATACGATACAGTCCCAGAGGTGATAATCCTCGATGCCTTTTTCCGGGGAGCATCGGAGCAATTTGTACCGATTTTCTTTGATGAAGCAGGACATCGAGTCGCTACCCAATATCTAATGGCAACGTTGCATGGTGACTTACCTGCCGAGCAACTTTTACATTATCGGCAAGCACATTCCCATTTACCAGGACACCCCGAATTAGGGCTAACTCCTGGTGTGAAATTTAGTTCTGGCCGCCTGGGCCATGTTTGGCCTTACATCAATGGTGTGGCAATGGCGAATCCAGGCAAGGCTGTTTTCTGTCTCGGTTCTGATGGATCGCAGCAAGAAGGTAACGATGCTGAAGCTGCTCGCTTGGCTGTTGCTCAACATCTCAACGTCAAGCTGATAATTGATGACAATGATGTAACGATCGCTGGACATCCTTCTAAATATTTACCAGGTTTCAGTGTCGCCAAAACTTTAGAAGGGCACGGGTTAAAAGTACTTCAGGGAGACGGGGAAGACTTAGACGATTTATACCGTCGTATGAGCGAAGCTGTGAATACTCCCGGAGCGATCGCTATTATCAATAAACGCCCGATGTGCCCTGGTATTGAAGGTTTAGAAGGTTCCACTCATGGTCATGATGTAATTTCTGTAGATTTAGCAGTTAAGTATTTAGAATCTCGTGGACAAACTGCGGCTGTCGAATACCTTAAAAGTATTGAGAAACCCAAGCAAACATATACATTTCTGGGTTCCAGTGACAAATGGGGCGCTAACCGCAATGTGTTTGGTGAAGCTGTGGTGGGTGTCCTCAGTCGCATGAGTGAGTCGGAGCGTAAAGAAAAAGTCAAGGTCATTGATAGTGACTTAGAAGGCTCCTGCGGTTTGAAGAAAATTCACGATACATACCCGGAAATATTTATTCCTTCCGGCATCATGGAACGGAGCAACTTCTCTGCTGCGGCTGGATTTGGGATGGAAAAGGGCAAGCAAGGTATTTTTGCGACCTTCAGCGCCTTCTTAGAAATGTGTATCTCAGAAATCACAATGGCACGGCTGAACTATTCCAATGTCCTGTGCCACTTTTCCCATGCGGGTATCGATGATATGGCAGATAACACCTGCCACTTCGGTTTGAACAATATGTTTGCCGATAACGGCTTGGATGATGGCTACGAAACACAGCTGTACTTCCCAGCAGATGTTAATCAAATGACAGCTTGTGTAGAAGCCATATTCTTTGAGCCTGGACTGCGGTTTATTTTCTCTACCCGTTCCAAAGTCCCCAATATTCAGGACAGCGACGGCAATGACTTATTTGGAAGTGGCTACAAATTTGTTCCCGGTAAAGATGAGGTTGTACGAGAGGGAACGCAAGGTTATATTATTAGTTTTGGCGATGCTCTCTACCGTTCTCTGGATGCTGTAGAACGTCTGAAGCAAGAAGGGCTAGACGTTGGTTTGATTAATAAACCAACTTTAAACACCATTGATGAAGAAATGATTACCAAAATTGGTAACGCTCCTTTTGTCCTTATAGTAGAAGCCTTCAATCGGCGGACAGGCTTAGGCAGCCGTTTTGGTTCTTGGCTGCTAGAGCGCGGCTTGGCTCCCAAATATGCCCATCTCGGAACTCATAAAGAAGGTTGCGGTGGTTTGTGGGAACAGTACCCATATCAAGGTATCGATCCAGTGAGCATTATCAACAAGGTTAAGGAGTTAGTTGGAGGGCAGTAA
- a CDS encoding transposase — MMLNIEGALKQDRLLRALTGLNRKAFDALLPTFTTMYLDTQQAKPRQRGLGGGRKARLLTAQDKLFFILFYFKCYPTFDVAGLLFDMHRSQAHEWMHRLQPILEAALGQKMALPERHLESIEAFLSRFPGVQRVMIDGTERPIARPQEREQQQQNYSGKKKRHTRKHLAAVDETKRVLILSKAREGKLHDKRFHDEDDIAGSVPDEIPIEVDSGFQGLQKQYDNLHLPHKKPKGGKLSDLQKTENRQLSQSRVVCENAFAGVKRYNAASVIYRNRIENFDDHLMLTAAGLWNFYLMAA, encoded by the coding sequence ATGATGCTGAATATTGAAGGTGCGCTGAAGCAAGACCGACTGTTGAGGGCATTAACTGGGTTGAACCGGAAAGCATTTGATGCCCTTTTGCCCACGTTTACCACGATGTACCTAGATACTCAACAGGCCAAGCCTCGTCAACGTGGCCTGGGTGGAGGACGCAAAGCCCGCTTACTTACAGCCCAAGACAAATTGTTTTTCATCCTTTTCTATTTCAAATGTTATCCGACCTTTGATGTGGCGGGACTGCTCTTTGATATGCATCGCTCCCAGGCACATGAGTGGATGCATCGATTGCAGCCAATATTAGAAGCGGCTTTGGGACAGAAGATGGCGCTGCCGGAACGCCATCTCGAAAGCATTGAAGCATTTTTGTCACGCTTTCCAGGAGTGCAACGAGTGATGATTGATGGGACAGAACGCCCAATTGCGCGACCTCAAGAAAGAGAACAACAACAACAGAATTACTCCGGTAAAAAGAAACGTCATACGCGTAAACACTTGGCGGCAGTTGATGAAACCAAACGGGTCTTGATCTTAAGCAAAGCACGAGAAGGCAAACTGCATGACAAACGTTTTCATGACGAAGATGACATTGCAGGTAGTGTGCCTGATGAAATTCCGATTGAAGTAGACTCGGGCTTTCAGGGATTACAGAAGCAGTATGACAATCTCCATCTTCCTCACAAAAAGCCCAAAGGGGGCAAGTTAAGTGACCTTCAAAAAACGGAGAATCGTCAATTGAGTCAATCCCGTGTAGTTTGCGAAAATGCCTTTGCTGGTGTGAAGCGCTACAACGCCGCCAGTGTCATTTATCGTAATCGGATTGAAAACTTTGATGACCATTTGATGCTGACCGCAGCAGGATTATGGAACTTCTACTTGATGGCTGCTTAA
- a CDS encoding AMIN domain-containing protein has product MDQGLKTRQFCQWRKQLFNISLLGFCAAIALETCTTAATPVAKLDNWRFSPKTQRLEINLSAGTTPRYFYLAQPSRLVVDLPNTKLGKVTTQQNYSGAIKSIRVSQLNANDTRIVLDLAPGTAFNPKQVQLQPVSRKNFTRWVLRPVSSGKTTAAKPGNSAPSPKKQTQTPYKPQPPSNLPVTTTNLQAPLLTVPPISNDLPTTITNNSGQPFVTVPPLNPNTSSQQPALILPPPSFPNQPGNLNSIPPSGTSEFPVPTIPNASNPQVIEFGQPLPKTK; this is encoded by the coding sequence ATGGATCAGGGATTAAAGACTAGGCAATTTTGCCAATGGCGCAAGCAGCTATTTAACATCAGTCTATTAGGCTTTTGTGCAGCGATCGCCCTTGAAACTTGTACTACTGCTGCTACACCAGTAGCAAAGCTAGATAATTGGCGTTTTTCCCCAAAAACACAGCGACTCGAAATTAACCTTTCAGCAGGCACAACCCCCCGTTATTTCTACTTAGCCCAACCCTCTCGGCTTGTTGTAGATTTACCGAATACCAAGTTGGGCAAAGTTACCACGCAACAAAATTATTCTGGAGCAATCAAAAGCATTCGCGTTTCTCAACTGAATGCAAATGACACACGCATTGTCTTAGATTTAGCCCCAGGGACTGCTTTTAATCCTAAACAGGTACAACTGCAACCAGTTTCCCGAAAAAACTTCACTCGCTGGGTATTACGTCCCGTTAGTTCTGGTAAAACTACTGCCGCGAAACCAGGAAACTCTGCACCTTCACCCAAGAAACAAACTCAAACACCGTATAAGCCACAGCCGCCTAGTAACCTACCCGTAACTACCACTAATCTACAAGCGCCCTTACTCACAGTTCCGCCTATATCAAATGACCTGCCCACAACAATTACCAATAACTCAGGGCAGCCTTTTGTTACCGTACCTCCCCTAAATCCGAATACATCCTCTCAACAACCTGCTTTGATTCTTCCCCCTCCTTCTTTCCCAAATCAACCCGGTAACTTAAATAGCATTCCTCCTTCTGGTACGTCGGAATTTCCAGTTCCAACAATCCCCAATGCTTCCAATCCCCAGGTAATTGAGTTTGGTCAACCTTTACCCAAAACTAAATAG
- a CDS encoding cation:proton antiporter gives MHIVILVLVEVLIIIGLSRLMGLAFRSIKQPLVIGEIVAGIMLGPSLFGLVAPHLAVTLFPPETIPFLNVLSQVGLIFFMFLIGLELNPKYLSGQLEVAVLTSHVSILVPFSLGTLLAAILYPLVSNASVSFTAFALFLGAAMSITAFPVLARIITENNLQGTRLGTLALTCAAVDDVTAWCLLAVAIAVARTGDFAGAIPTIIASIVYIGLMLTAGRWFLQRLAKHYLRAGRLSQLLLAGIYMAVVASALITELIGIHLIFGAFLLGAAMPKNEDLVRELAVKTEDFVLIFLLPIFFAYSGLKTQIGLLNRPELWLLCALVLGVAIAGKYVGTYVAARVSGISKREASALGWLMNTRGLTELIVLNIGLELGVISPLIFTMLVIMALVTTFMTSPLLEWTYPKKLIRLDVVEPELEAETGIDTSAGDETYPHPFRILVPVANPSTQKGLVQLAVALAQPAVGVALSYRYPAVVNPLSLIEFQEDYAFESTPVEADRLIAQRRQQLEELINTLEPSETRSCVHPIVRISSNVARETAQIATLEQVDLILVGWHRPAFSSNRLGGRVGQILTTAPVDVAVFVDKGKELLESLLVPYSANIHDDLALILALRLLINRETCMLQILHIAANHTREELSYELHTMMEQLPASVRDRIQIKIVEAPEPIQAVIQASEGVDLTIAGTSRTWGIERQTLGRYTDQLAIQCRSSLLITRRYSQVTAHLASMLPEVSSQEPTFRN, from the coding sequence ATGCACATAGTTATTCTCGTTCTGGTTGAAGTACTGATTATTATTGGGCTTTCACGGTTAATGGGGCTAGCATTCCGTTCCATTAAGCAACCTTTGGTAATTGGTGAGATTGTTGCCGGGATTATGCTCGGCCCATCTTTATTTGGTTTAGTTGCCCCCCATTTAGCAGTTACCTTGTTTCCACCAGAAACTATTCCTTTTTTAAATGTTTTGTCTCAGGTGGGACTAATATTTTTCATGTTTCTGATTGGGCTAGAACTAAATCCAAAATATCTCAGTGGGCAATTAGAAGTAGCTGTTTTAACTTCTCATGTCAGTATTTTAGTGCCGTTTTCCTTGGGAACATTGCTAGCTGCGATCCTTTATCCCCTAGTTTCTAATGCAAGTGTATCCTTCACTGCCTTTGCCTTATTTTTGGGGGCGGCAATGTCGATTACGGCCTTTCCAGTGTTGGCGCGAATCATTACTGAAAACAATTTACAAGGAACGCGTTTAGGAACCTTGGCGCTAACTTGTGCAGCCGTAGACGATGTAACAGCTTGGTGTCTCTTGGCAGTAGCGATCGCAGTTGCTCGAACTGGTGACTTTGCTGGTGCGATACCCACAATTATCGCCAGCATAGTTTACATCGGCTTGATGTTGACGGCGGGACGTTGGTTCCTGCAACGCCTTGCCAAACACTACCTTCGTGCGGGACGACTCAGCCAATTGCTGCTAGCTGGGATTTATATGGCTGTGGTTGCGTCGGCATTAATTACCGAACTAATTGGTATTCACTTAATTTTTGGGGCATTTTTACTGGGAGCAGCAATGCCCAAAAATGAAGATTTAGTGAGGGAATTGGCAGTAAAAACCGAAGATTTTGTTTTGATATTCTTGCTGCCCATATTTTTTGCCTACAGTGGCTTAAAGACACAGATTGGTTTGCTTAACCGTCCAGAATTGTGGCTTTTGTGTGCGTTGGTTTTAGGAGTAGCGATCGCAGGCAAATATGTTGGCACTTATGTCGCAGCCCGTGTCAGTGGCATTAGTAAACGGGAAGCCTCGGCGCTCGGTTGGTTAATGAATACTCGCGGCTTAACCGAACTGATAGTGCTAAATATTGGTCTAGAGTTAGGGGTAATTTCCCCCTTGATATTTACCATGCTGGTAATTATGGCATTGGTAACTACATTCATGACCTCGCCACTGCTGGAATGGACATATCCGAAGAAGCTGATCAGGTTAGATGTTGTAGAACCGGAGTTGGAAGCAGAAACAGGTATAGATACCTCTGCTGGAGATGAAACTTACCCTCATCCTTTCCGAATTTTGGTGCCAGTGGCTAATCCAAGTACCCAAAAAGGTTTAGTACAGTTGGCAGTAGCCTTGGCACAGCCCGCCGTCGGTGTTGCTCTCAGTTACCGATATCCTGCCGTTGTTAACCCCCTTAGCCTGATTGAATTTCAAGAAGACTATGCCTTTGAAAGTACACCAGTTGAAGCAGACAGATTAATTGCCCAGCGCCGCCAGCAACTAGAAGAATTAATTAATACTCTCGAACCGTCAGAAACTCGTTCTTGTGTGCATCCTATCGTTCGCATCTCCAGCAACGTTGCCCGCGAAACAGCACAGATTGCCACATTAGAACAAGTTGATTTAATTCTCGTAGGCTGGCATCGACCAGCTTTTAGTAGTAATCGTTTAGGTGGACGAGTCGGACAAATACTTACCACTGCCCCAGTAGATGTAGCAGTATTTGTAGACAAAGGCAAAGAGCTATTAGAGAGTTTACTTGTACCGTATTCTGCAAATATCCATGATGATTTAGCACTAATACTAGCTTTAAGACTGCTAATCAATCGTGAGACTTGTATGTTGCAAATATTACATATAGCAGCAAATCACACTAGAGAAGAATTGAGTTATGAACTGCACACGATGATGGAGCAGTTGCCCGCCAGTGTACGCGATCGCATTCAAATTAAAATTGTCGAAGCCCCAGAACCAATCCAAGCTGTAATTCAAGCCTCAGAAGGTGTTGACTTAACTATTGCTGGCACCAGCCGCACTTGGGGTATCGAACGCCAAACCTTGGGAAGATATACAGATCAATTAGCTATCCAATGTCGTTCTTCCCTGTTGATTACCCGCCGCTACAGTCAAGTTACCGCTCACCTTGCCTCTATGCTGCCTGAAGTTAGTAGTCAAGAGCCAACATTCAGGAATTGA
- a CDS encoding cation:proton antiporter — MSNFDLVIQLFLQLTVILATCRIITILGRRYLGQTDVVCEMIAGVMLGPSLLGLIAPDFQQWLFPKLPIITAVGLKIPNPSMSILYAISQIGLVIYMFLIGLEFNTKLLKHHIKSASLLSAAGIITPFILGAIASFWFYHNGDFFQPKVTPWSAALYLGASMTITAFPMLARILYERGLAQTRFGTLALGAASVDDGVAWCLLAIVLASVKNSLSIAILAIGGGICYVLFAIFLGQPLLRAFTRMTKRDAGVNRQTLTLMLIILMFCAWFTDITGIYAIFGAFVLGAVTPRGEFAQQIRQYSEFLTTSFLLPIFFVFSGLNTQIGLVNTPTLWGITLLIIAIAILGKGVACMLAARLAGENWRESATIGALMNARGLMELIILNIGLEQGIITPTLFTIMVIMAVITTLMASPLIAFLLHGTSYDKSSA, encoded by the coding sequence ATGTCAAATTTTGATCTGGTTATTCAGCTATTTTTGCAACTCACAGTTATTTTAGCCACTTGTCGCATCATCACGATTTTAGGACGGCGCTATCTTGGTCAAACCGATGTTGTTTGCGAAATGATTGCAGGTGTAATGCTAGGGCCATCACTTTTGGGATTGATTGCACCAGATTTTCAGCAATGGCTTTTTCCTAAGCTTCCCATCATTACGGCTGTAGGGCTCAAGATACCCAATCCATCGATGTCGATTCTATATGCTATCAGCCAGATTGGGTTAGTAATTTATATGTTTTTGATTGGTTTAGAGTTCAACACTAAACTTTTAAAACATCATATCAAAAGTGCAAGTCTGCTATCTGCTGCTGGAATTATTACTCCTTTTATTTTAGGAGCGATCGCATCTTTTTGGTTTTATCACAATGGCGATTTCTTTCAACCAAAGGTAACACCTTGGTCAGCCGCTTTGTATCTGGGTGCGTCGATGACAATTACGGCTTTTCCCATGTTAGCTCGCATCCTTTACGAACGCGGTCTTGCACAAACCCGCTTCGGTACTTTGGCTTTAGGTGCAGCATCGGTAGATGATGGAGTTGCTTGGTGTTTGCTAGCGATCGTCCTTGCTAGCGTGAAAAATTCTCTGAGCATTGCCATATTAGCAATTGGTGGTGGCATTTGCTATGTGCTATTTGCAATTTTTCTCGGTCAACCTCTACTGAGAGCGTTCACACGAATGACAAAACGCGATGCAGGTGTGAACAGACAAACCCTGACTTTGATGTTGATAATTTTGATGTTTTGTGCATGGTTTACCGATATTACAGGCATCTATGCAATATTCGGTGCTTTCGTGCTGGGAGCAGTAACACCACGCGGAGAATTTGCCCAACAAATTCGCCAATATAGTGAGTTTTTAACTACTTCTTTTTTGCTACCGATATTTTTTGTCTTCTCTGGACTGAACACTCAAATTGGATTGGTAAACACGCCTACTTTGTGGGGAATTACGCTGTTAATTATTGCGATCGCAATTCTTGGTAAAGGTGTCGCTTGTATGTTGGCTGCAAGGTTAGCCGGAGAAAATTGGCGTGAATCTGCAACTATTGGCGCTCTTATGAATGCTCGTGGTTTGATGGAGTTAATCATCCTCAATATTGGTCTTGAGCAAGGTATAATTACCCCGACTTTATTCACTATAATGGTTATTATGGCAGTCATTACTACACTCATGGCATCACCACTGATTGCCTTTTTATTGCATGGTACAAGCTATGATAAGTCTTCTGCTTAA
- a CDS encoding GDSL-type esterase/lipase family protein, which yields MHTFLASSSMQLSVPPNHFQSMKIVALGDSLIYGFGDPEKGGWIEQLRRWWMLPDSAGHVLYNLGVRGDRTQQVAQRLEVEFRHRGELRNRVPDLIILSVGVNDSARLARPDGRSYTDFTLFEKEIATLLDLAQQLCPVLFVGMVPVDEAKMPFLDCFYYNHVDQYRYKEATRLACTKRQIPYLDIFEKWMERGENWRLKRLSEDGLHPNTLGYQALLEDVINWDAIHSVGFANAAYHSQFNYHLKQS from the coding sequence ATGCACACATTTCTAGCTTCTTCCTCAATGCAGCTGTCTGTACCACCAAATCACTTTCAGTCAATGAAGATTGTCGCACTGGGGGACAGCTTAATTTATGGATTCGGCGACCCGGAAAAAGGAGGCTGGATCGAGCAACTACGGCGATGGTGGATGTTGCCGGATAGTGCCGGTCATGTTCTTTATAATTTAGGGGTAAGAGGCGATCGCACGCAACAAGTAGCGCAAAGGTTAGAAGTAGAATTTCGCCACCGAGGTGAACTGCGAAATCGTGTCCCCGACTTGATTATTTTATCCGTAGGTGTGAATGACTCAGCGCGGTTAGCGCGTCCCGATGGTCGCAGTTACACAGATTTTACATTGTTTGAAAAAGAAATTGCAACTCTTTTAGATTTAGCACAGCAACTCTGTCCTGTGTTATTTGTGGGCATGGTGCCAGTAGATGAAGCCAAGATGCCATTTTTAGATTGTTTTTACTATAATCATGTCGATCAGTACCGCTACAAAGAAGCAACTAGACTTGCTTGCACCAAACGGCAGATTCCCTATTTAGATATTTTTGAGAAATGGATGGAACGCGGTGAAAATTGGCGGCTCAAACGTTTAAGTGAAGATGGTCTTCATCCCAATACACTCGGTTATCAAGCTTTGTTAGAAGATGTGATAAATTGGGATGCGATACATTCAGTAGGTTTTGCCAATGCAGCTTACCATTCTCAATTTAATTATCATCTTAAACAATCCTAA
- the hisF gene encoding imidazole glycerol phosphate synthase subunit HisF has translation MLSKRILPCLDVKAGRVVKGVNFVNLQDAGDPVELAKVYNEAGADELVFLDITATHEDRATILDVVYRTAEQVFIPLTVGGGIQSLENVKALLRAGADKVSINSAAVRDPDLINRASDRFGNQCIVVAIDARRRNNPENPGWDVYVRGGRENTGLDALLWAQEVEKRGAGELLITSMDADGTQAGYDIEITRAIANAVEIPVIASGGAGNCEHIYTALTEGKAEAALLASLLHYGQLSVAEIKNYLRDRNVPVRTLS, from the coding sequence ATGTTATCTAAAAGAATCTTACCGTGCTTAGATGTGAAGGCGGGACGGGTTGTAAAAGGAGTTAACTTTGTAAATCTCCAAGATGCAGGCGATCCAGTAGAGTTGGCCAAGGTTTACAACGAAGCCGGTGCTGATGAGTTAGTATTTCTGGATATTACAGCTACTCATGAAGACCGAGCTACAATTTTAGATGTGGTCTACCGGACTGCCGAACAGGTCTTTATTCCATTGACTGTGGGTGGTGGCATTCAATCCTTAGAAAATGTTAAAGCTTTGTTACGAGCTGGCGCAGATAAGGTTAGTATTAATTCTGCGGCGGTACGCGATCCAGACTTGATTAATCGGGCAAGCGATCGCTTTGGTAATCAGTGCATAGTTGTTGCTATTGATGCCAGACGCAGAAATAACCCGGAAAATCCAGGTTGGGATGTGTATGTGCGGGGTGGCAGGGAAAATACAGGCTTAGATGCCCTATTGTGGGCGCAGGAAGTTGAGAAACGCGGTGCTGGAGAACTTCTAATAACAAGTATGGATGCTGATGGAACCCAAGCTGGATATGACATCGAGATTACACGGGCTATTGCAAACGCTGTAGAAATTCCAGTCATTGCTTCTGGTGGTGCAGGTAATTGTGAACATATTTATACAGCTCTAACTGAAGGCAAAGCGGAAGCAGCACTACTGGCATCGCTATTACATTACGGACAATTAAGCGTAGCAGAAATCAAAAATTATTTACGCGATCGCAATGTGCCAGTAAGAACATTATCTTGA